The Fructilactobacillus myrtifloralis genome segment TTTACAGTCAAAGGAGTAATTTTATGCAAACAGTTAAAATTGGAAAATCAGATGTCACTACTACCCCACTGGGCTTAGGTACCAACGCGGTCGGTGGTCACAACCTCTTCCCGCATCTACATGATGAAACCGGAATTAAAATCGTTAAAACCGCCCTCGACAATGGGATTTCCTTGTTGGATACAGCCTATGCCTATGGACTCGGCCGTTCTGAAGAATTAATTGGCCAAGCCATTAAAGACTACGACCGGAGCAAGATTCAAATTGCCACTAAGGGTGGGCAAAAGGTAACGGATCAGGGTGACATGGTGATCGACGACTCTCCAGCGCACCTAAAACAAGCTGTTGAAGAAAGTTTGCAACGGCTTCAAACTGATTACCTAGACATCTTCTACATTCACTTCCCAGATGGTAAGACGCCGTTGTACGAAGCGGTTGCTGCCCTGCAAGAACTGAAGGAAGCTGGCAAGATTAAGGCCATCGGAGTTTCCAACCTCTCCATGGATCAACTTAGAGAAGCCAACCGCGATGGTTACGTGGACGTTGACGAAGAACAATATAATCCGTTTGCTCGCGATGCTGAACAGGAACGGTTTGGTTACTTACAAGCAAACCACATCTCCTTCGTACCGTTCTTCCCACTGGCTTCTGGTTTATTAACCGGTAAGTACAGTGAAAAGACTACCTTCGCAAAAGACGACATTCGCCACGACGATCCTAACTTCCAAGAACCGCGGTTCTCGCAAATTATCAAAGCAGTTGATAGTTTGAAACCAATGGCCAAGGATCACGATGCGACCGTTGCAGAACTAGTGTTAGCTTGGTACATTAAGAATCCCAACATCTCCGTTGTGATTCCTGGTGCTAAGCACCCTGACCAAGTGTTGAACAATGCCAAGGCGCTTCAGATTAACCTAACTGACGAAGAGTACGAAGCAATTGATTCAAACTTACGGTAATACCACGATTTAGTTAACCAAAACCCCAGTTGTTAAAGGAGCACCTTTAACTGCTGGGGTTTTTAGTCTGGTTTACCTCCCCAACCTGTATAAGTGGTAGCACATTCAGCTGTGGGATTGTTATGATGGTGGTATCAAAAGTCATTGGCATAACGTTCATCAGTTTGCGACAAACTTTGTTTTTGTGGTAAATTACCGGTATGACAGAAAAGTGAGGTTATTATATGAATCCAGAATTAATGTTTAAACTCCAAACGTATCTCCAAAAATGGACCACGATTCGCCACCAGATTCAGCGGCGCAAATGGTTATTACTAGCTCCCGCGCTCATCCTGCTAATCTTAGGACTTGGCCTAGCGATTTACTTCAACGCCTTCAGTAGCTTCTTTATTTTGCTCCTCGGCTTGTTTAGTGGCTTAATCGTTGGCTTCCTCTCCATTTTTAACTACGCCTTTCGTGATGTCCGGGTCCTGCTCAAATTATTACAAGGCGCCGGGAACGTAATTAATGATGCCAATCCGCAAATGAGCCAATTAACCACTGCCTTTCCGAGAGTTCAAAAGGCCCGCAAAATTATCAACATCGTGGTCGCAATCATCGTTGTTGTCATCGTTCTCTTGTTGGTCTTTAAGGCTACACCGTTAAGTTGGTTAACCTTTCTGCTCGGTTTCATTAGTGGCAATCTCTTCGCCATTTTGACGGTTGGAATTACCAAACTAAATTTAGGGAACGTGAACCCGATGATGTTTAACCGTTAAGAACAGATAATGAGAGTAAACTAAAAGTGGCGCACAAAATATGATTTTGTGCGCCACTTTTTTTATTTTGTTTTTGTCAGCTGGTGTAACCCAGCCTTGCTTAACTGTCATCCACTAGCAGTTATTTTTTACTGTGCTAATTCGTGCTTTGCTTTTTTAATTAATCCAATGGCATCATCAAAGTCAGCAAGGCCTACTTTACACTTTGCTCCATCCCGCTCTACGGCATGCGAACTCGCATAAACCACTACGTTTAATAAATCTCCACCAGCAAATCCTTCCGTGTGCTCTAAAATTTGATCTAAATCAGCTGGCGTAAGGTCGACTGGCAATTTAGCTGGGATTAACTTTGCTAAGATTTTGCCCCGGGCTGCTTTTGCGGGTAGCGGAAATTCAATGTTTCCAATAATTCTCCGTAAAAAGGCTGGATCATAGTTTTTCCCAAAGTTAGTGGTAAAGATTGCAATTCCGGAAAAATTATCCAACTCTAACAACATGACTGACTTCGTCAAGTTCACTGCCTGATCCGTGCTTTTCGTGACACTATCGAGCCGCCGACCCAAGATGGAATCCGCTTCATCAAAGATTAAGACAGCATCTTGATCCTTGGCTTCTTTAAACAATAACTTGATATTTTTCGGCGTTTCCCCCACGTATTTGGATTCAATCTCAGCATAGTTAACCTTGATGATCTGCTTACCCAGTGCTTTGGCAATCGCTTCCGCCGCAAAACTCTTCCCGGTCCCAGGTAATCCATACAGGTTAATGACAGTTCTTCCGCCTGTTGAATCAATTTCGCGTAACCCAAATTGATTATAGAGTAAATCATAATTTTCAATCTTGGAAAGCAAACTCTTGATTTGCGTGGCAACCTCGTCGGCAACAATTAAATTTTGCAAATCACGCTGGGGCTTTTCCACTGGAAAAACTAACTTAGGTGTGTTTGCTTGTGGCTTGATTTTTAACGGACTAACTTTTCGTTCTCCCGATCGATCAACTTTAGCCATTTTCCCCTCCCATCTATAACTCGTTATCTAACGTCTCTTGCTGTTCTTCAATCCATTGATTTTCTAATTGATCAACATACGTATCAATGGCAGCGTGGAGAAAATCAGGTAAATCTGGATCAATTTTAGCAAATTTCTTTTTAAACTTAGGATCATTGGCGTACATTTCGTTTAAGCCACTCAGCAACTCAATGCTCGGCTCATAAAAATTAAGCAGAAATTGATGCCATCTTACCATGATTTGTTGTACTTCTTCACTATCCGGCGCCTGATCCTTAAGTTGAGCAAGGTCAACAAAAATTGCATCGCCCTCTTTTAAAATGGCGGCCTTTTCTGCCTCACTATAGTCATTCCAATGTTGCTTGGTTTGCTTAATCTCCTGATCACCATATTGCTCACTCAGGCGTCGTTCAAATTTAGCCTGCTTGTGTTTGTTTTTCTTTCCCATCGCTATTCACCTCCAAATTATAATAATATCAATCTTTTACCAAACATCATGTGAGATTCTACGAGAACACTTGCCACCATCATATATTAGGAATAATCCAGTTGTCAATCTACTGCTGTCTGCTACTAAACTAATTCCCTTTCATCGCAAGGTTTAGCTTCACCTAATCGCGTAAATAATGATGTTGCTCGTGTTTAACCACGTGCTCACTGTGCTGGTAGGCCATCTCCACGATCGTCAAAATATGCGGATCATTCAAACTATACAGCATCCGTTTCCCCGTTCGTTGAGCGCTTACCAATTGATGTTTTTTTAGCAGCGCTAGTTGATGCGAGACGTTTGACTGCGATAACTGGAGCTTGGTAACGATTGTAGAAACATCGACCGGATTATTCTCCAGCAACAGTAAAATTCGTAACCGCTCGGGGTTGACGAGCAGTTTGAAAATCTGACTGGTTTCCGTTAAATCAGATTGCTTTACCATGTTTTTCTCCTTTTCATTATCTGATTAGTTCCCAGACGTGGGCAAGAAACCCACTGTCATAGAGAACGTAAATCCCAATCACGAAGTACGTCACGCGTAACAACCACTCACCATCATTGTGCAAAAATCGGGTTACCACGGGAATCCGACCAAGTCGCCAGAGGAAAAGGACCACGATAACCGTCAAAAAGCCGAAGTAGCCGAGCGTTAGCAAAAAAACCGGCCAGGTTTGGCCCAATAACACTGGAATAAAAACGGACAAATTGCATCCTGCACAAACCACCAGGTAGGTTCCCAAAACGGTCAAAACCGGAGTACTTTTGCGGAATCGCGTTAGTTCAGCGTCATCATCCTCCGTACGAAAAGCGAGGTACAGCGGTAAAAATCCCAAGCCCCCGAGCACCCATTCTGGCAGCCAATGAGCAAGGGTTTGGCCTAGCCCATAACTGAGCACGAGCAGGAGCCACAACCCAAGCAAGTAGCCGAGTAAGACCTCCCCAAAGGAATATTTTTGTAAAAAAAACAGCAAGATCACAAAGAAATCGAGATTGACGGCCAGAAAGGTCAACGTCATTAACCACCAATTCATATTATCATCCTTTCATATGAAAATAATAACATATAAAGGTCTGACAACCAAAAAAGAGCTCCAACTGTGGAAAGCAGCTGGAGCTCTTTTTAACTATTTACTTAGGCTTTGGAACTGTGGTCAATCCACCGGGCCCATGCGTCCCCCACGACTTGAATGATTAAGACCATAATCACTACCAGAATCGTGGCCACGAGGGTAGTATCGTTGGCAAACCGGTTGTACCCGTACGAGATGGCCATGTTTCCGAGTCCACCAGCTCCGATGGCTCCGGCCATTGCCGTTAACCCGACTAAACTAATCAGTGTTACCGTCGATACCCGAATCAATTCCGGAAAGGCTTCGCTCAGGTAAACACCGGAAATGATGTCCCAGTTACTTGATCCCAGTGATTGGGCCGATTCAATGGTTCCCTGGTTCACACTCTGCAAGGCAACCTGCACTTGCCGAGCGTAGAACGGAAAGACCCCGACAGACAACGGAACGAGGGCAGCCGTCGTCCCAATTTGGGTTCCCACGATCTTTTGTGTTACTGGAGCAATGAAGGCCAGCAAGATAATGAAGGGAATCGCCCGGAATAGGGAAACCACTTTATCCACAACGTTAAAGATGATTTTGTTCGGTAAAATCCCATCTGAATCAAACAGCACGAGGGCAATCCCAAAGATTAATCCGGCAATCCCCCCAAAGATGGCTGACCAAAACGTCATGTATAACGTTTGTACGATGGAAGTCCACCACCCGGTTTCTCCTGTCCAACCCTGCTGCACTACATTCGGAAAGTTTGTAATAAACCACTCTTTCATTACTTTGCACCTCTCAATTCAGTTACTTGGACGTCTAATTGTTTCAGATAATCAAGGGCGGCGCTGACCTGGTCGTCCGCTCCATTCAGTTCCACAATCATGATGCCGACCGGTTGACTCCCAAATTCTTCGATGTCAGCGTACACGATACTAGCCGAAACTTGGTACTTCGCATACAGATCCACGATGATTGGTTGTGAAATTTCTTGAGAGTAGTAGACCAACTTCACTAAGTTCCGGGACGCGGTATCAATGTTCATGGACTGCAAAATGGCAAGGGCATCAAAGTCATTTCCAACAATCTTGCGGGTGACCGGATTAGTCGATTCCACAAAGACTTCAATCAAACTACCCCGTTCTACCACTTTTCCTTGGTCCATGATAACCACTTGGTCACAAATCCGCTTGATGGCATCCATTTCATGAGTAATCAGAATGACCGTTAACCCATACTTTTGGTTTAATTCTTTCAATAAATCTAAAATCTGGTTGGTGTTTTCCGGATCTAACGCGGAAGTTGCTTCGTCAGAGATCAGAATTTCTGGATCGTTGGCCAGGGCCCGGGCAATGGCGACCCGTTGTTGTTGCCCCCCGGAGAGTTGGGCGGGATAGTGTTTGGCGTAATCGGACAACCCGACATCAGCCAATAATTGTTGCGCCTTCGCTGCGATTTTCTTTTCCTTTAACCCACTGTGCTTTAGGGCAAAAGCCACGTTTTCCAATACCGTTTTTTGGTTCAACAGGTTATAGTGTTGGAAAATCATCCCAATTTTGCGCCGTTCCGTTCGGAGTTCGCGGGCACTAATCTCCGTGGTTCCGTGTTCGTCCTTTTTAAAGAACTGCTTACCGAGGACGGAAACTTCCCCACTCGTTGGTTGTTGCAATAAGTTAATCGTGCGAACTAACGTTGATTTTCCGGCTCCCGAGTACCCGGCGATCCCAAAGATCTGCCCGGCTGGAATGCTGAAGCTCACGTCGGAAACGGCGTGAATCGTTTGTTTATCCTGCTTAAAATCAACTGAAACATTTTTAAAGTTAACGCTGGTTTCCGTCATCGGAAAAATCCTCCTTATTCGTGGTGCGGTTGAAATAGTTGCAATTTGCCAATCCGTTGACAGGCTTCCCGTAACCGGGCGGGACTGGTTAGCAGGCCAATCCGGACGTAATGATCGCCTTCGGAGCCAAAGCCCTTCCCAGGTGCTACCGCCACCGCTGCTTGCTCTAACAACAAATCGGCGAACGATTCAGACGTATATCCCGAAGGAACCGGCATCCAGGAGAAAAATGAACCCCCTGCTGGCGTCGCTTTCCAGCCAATCTCAGCCGCGGCCGTTTCAAATGCGTGTCGGCGCGTGGTATATAACTGGGCTAAGGCAGTGACGGAATCCTGGGGTCCCGTTAGAGCCGCAATTGCCGCTTCCTGAACTGCCGGAAACACACTCACGAAGAGTTGGGCCTGCAGGTCATTGAGGGCAGCAATCAAATCTGGATTGCCGACGGCAAACCCAATCCGCCAGCCGGCCATGTTATAGGTCTTTGACAACGTCGAAAACTCAAGTCCCACGGTTTTGGCACCCGGAGTTTGTAAGAAACTCAGAGGCTGTTGGTGGTTCCCGAGGGCTCCGTAAGCAAAATCATGAATAATGCCAATCTGGTTTTGCTTGGCAAACTGCACGGTTTCTGCAAAGAAGTCCGCCGTCGCCACGGCTCCCGTTGGATTATTGGGATAATTTAAGTAGAGCAACTTGGCCAATTGCTTACTTTTTGTACTTATCTTATCATAATCCGGCAAAAAATGGTTACTAGCCCGAAGCGGAACCAGTTCCACCTCCACATCAGCCAGGTGCGTTCCGGATAAATAGTCGGGATAACCGGGATTTGGTAACAAGATCCGGTCGCCGGGATTTAAAACGGCGAGGGGCAGTTCAACCAGTCCGGTCTTTGAACCTCCCAAAATAGCAACTTCCGTCTCGGGATCCACGTCCACTTGGTAGTGGTCATGATAATAAGTCGCCACCGATTGTTTTAAGGCTGGGAGTCCTGCAAAGGGAGAGTACTGCTGATTTTCTGGCTTGGCAACGGCCGCTTGCATCGCTTTGACAATGTTAGTCGGCGTCGGCTGGTCGGGATTACCCTGCCCCAGATTAATCACATCCGCCCCCGTCGCAATTTTTTGGTTCACCTTCTGCACTAACGTGGCAAAAAAATGTTGGGGCAACCGTTGCACCGCCGCTGATTCTGTAAAATGCATGTCACTCCTCCCCTTTCACTTGAACTTGTCCGCTTTATTTAAGCTTTAAATTCCAGGCTGGAACTTGTAGCCCCTTGTAATTCTTTTGAATAACCCGTTCGGTTTCCTTCGTTTGAAAGGCCTTCACTACATTTTGTAAGTCCTTGTTATGCTTTTGTTCCTTATTAGCCGCAATCAGGTTGATCCATGGTTTCGATTGCTTGTTCAACGGTTCTTTGAAAATCGTCTTATCTGGACTTAAGTGGGCCGTTTGCGCGTAGTTAGTGTTGACAACTGCTGCTGCCGCATCATTTAACGTCCGTGCTGTTTGAGAAGCATCCACTTCTTTAATGTTTAGGTTCTTTGAGTTCGCCTTAATGTCCTTCACCGTCAACAGTTTGTGCGGATCCCCGCCCAGTTTAATTAACCCGGCTTCTTTCAGAACCTGGAGCGACCGACTTTCGTTTGTCGCGTCATTTGGAATTGCAATCGTAGCTCCATCTGGAATTTCTTTCACGTCCCGGTATTGCGTTGAATACAATCTGATGGGTGTAATCACCGTGTCTCCAATCGACACAATGTTCGAATGGTGTTGCTGGTTCCAATTCTTCAAGAAGGCATAGTGTTGGAAGGAGTTAATGTCAACGGCGTGTTGACTCAACGCAGTATTCGGTTGGGTGTAATCCGTAAAGTGGACAAATTTCAATTTGATCTTATATTTCTCGCGGGCCGTTTTAGCTACTGACTGCCAAATCTCATCATCCGCTTTGGACCCACTCATGAGACCGACCTTCACTTCCTTCTCATTTTGCGTAGTGGCTTGGGGAGCAAAACTGAACCAGCCAATCACTGCGATTACTAATAATACGATAATGCCGATAATCCACTTCGTTGTCTTTTTCATGCCATTTCACCTCATAATTTAGTATTAGTTACTTTTAAATAAACAAAAAAAGCATCCATCCTAACTAAAGGACGAATGCTTTCGTGGTACCACCTTAATTCACAAGTACAGTTCTGCTTGAACTAGCCTTGCCTCAAAAACTGCTCCAATTGACGCGTCTCGATTAGAACAATTTTGCTGAGATATCGGTCGCAACCCCGCCACTAGCTAACAATTGCTTGCTCACTAATGATTGATTCAGAACCCATCTTCTTTGCCTGCCTTTCATCCCTTTGCACCACCCAGAGACTCTCTTGGAAATTTCAGCAAATACTCAGTTCCTCAATTTCGTTTATTTAATTGGTTATTATACTAAGTGACCTCACCGTAAAAGTCAACCATCAAATTAACTTTTTCTTAAAAAAGGAGCCGGAGACCTCCGCCGAGGACTTCCTGGTGTTTCCAACCAGGATTTTTGGTAAGCTTAAGCTATGGATTTCGGCTTAAATTGATTGATAGGGATGACAACCATGCAACCGCAAACTGACCAACTACTCAATGCCTTTGATTACTATCAAGATGGCGCATTTTTTTCTGACCCTGAGCATCACATCGAACTGATTGGGCTAGGGCAAGCTAGCCGCTTACAAAACTTTACCCTACCAGAACTAGTGACCTGGCACCAACAGCAGAACCACCCCGTATTTGGGGGATTCCCGTTTGACCAGCAACTAACTGGAACCAGCCAATTGATGAACGGAACGATGCTCGCCCCAGCTTACGTCATCAACACCGTGACGGGAACCGAATGGGGCCGTCGCCCGAGCCCCAAACCGGCAGCGCCGGCTCGTCCCATTCACTTGCTCCGGCGAACGATTGAAACTGACTGGCAGGACCGGGTCGCGCCCGTCCTCCGTACCCTCCAAACTGATGCCCAGAAACAAAAGGTTGTGCTTGGCATGCAGGAACAATGGCAGCTAAGTGCGCCGTTACGGGCGAGCCAACTAATTCGCGCTCTGCTCCGCGATCAACCCCATACATATCACTTTTTTCTTAAACATCACGACGAACTCTTTCTATCAGCTACGCCGGAACGGCTCGTCCGCCTCCACCAGGGCAAGCTGGCGACGGCGGCCGTGGCCGGCTCTGTTCGCCGGGGAGCCACGGCCACCGAAGACAAGCACTTGGCAACCGCGTTACAGGCTGATTCGAAAAACCAAGCTGAACACCAGCTGGTCGTTACAGAAATTCAACGGCGCCTCCGGCCCTGGGCCCATTTGCAGCCAGTTGCAAGCCCGCAGATCCTTACGACTCCCCAAATTCAACATTTGTACACGCCAATTACAGGTTCCATTACCCAGCAAGCTTCCCTGTGGCAACTTGTCACTGCCCTTCATCCCACGCCCGCGCTCGGTGGAGTGCCTACCGCCTGGGCCCAAGTAACCATTCGGGCCACGGAACGGTGCCCACGGGGCCTCTTTGCGGCTCCGGTTGGTTACGCTCTTCCCAATGGGGACGGAGAATTTGTCATCGGGATTCGTTCCCTCTGGAGCCATGCCCAACGGGTAAACTTATTTGCCGGAGCTGGTATCCTTGCCGCGTCTACGTTGGCAGCTGAAGCTCGAGAAATTCAATTGAAAACCCGACCAATGCAACAGATTTTAAAGGAGCAAGTTGATGATTGACGTCATGACCAATAATTTAAAACACTTAATCAGCGCGTGCCAAGCGCAGGAGGTCACTGATTTTGTCTTGTCACCGGGTTCCAGAAATACGCCCTTAGCGTTGCTCCTAGCAGAGCGCCAGGTTCGTTTAACCGTGGCCGTTGATGAACGCTCGGCCGCTTTCTGCGCCCTAGGAATTGCCAAACGCAGTCATGCCCCCGTCGCTTTGATCGCCACCTCTGGAACTGCAACCGCTAACTACTGGCCCGCCATCGCGGAAGCGCAGAGTTTTCACGTTCCCTTAGTCGTCTTAACAACGGATCGCCCCCAGGAACTACAAGCCATTGGCGCCCCCCAAACCATTCCCCAACGCGGAATGTATACCACGAATGTCAAACAAGCCCTTGAAATTAACGTCCAGGATCCTGAACCAGACGTAACCGAATTTATTGACTACCAAGTCCAACAACTCGTTCACCAAAGTCAGCTTGCCCCCACCGGCCCCGTCCATCTAAACCTACCATTTCGCAAACCATTATTACCAACGCTGGGGACTGCTTGGCCTCAGGTGCAACCCCAGGAATTTGGTCACATTGTCGGGAGTTTAGCTTCCAACTCGCTAACCCGGTTAGTCCAACGGCTCCACGGGCGTAAGTTGCTCTTCTTCCTGGGACCAAATGATCATTATGACGATCCTTCCCTGCTGGACCGCTTGGCACAACAACTTCATGCGCCAATCATCGCCGACGTTTTAAGTTCACTCCGAGGAACCCTCGCGACCACTCCCACTCCGAACCTCCAGGAATTACCCCAGGAACTCTGGCCGGAGGTCGTTTTACGGTTTGGTGGGACCCCGGTTAACGCCACCCTCTTGCCGTGGTTAAAACAGCACCGCATTCCCGTCATCCAGATTGGGGCTAACTACTTGGGCAAGGATCACAGTCGGTGGGCCCACACGAGCTACAACCTGACAGCCGCTGATTTTTGTCGCCAACTCCTGACGACGACGCTTCATGGTAACCCCGCCTACCGAAGCCAATGGCACCAGGCCATCTCAACAAAGGTTAGATCCGACCCCACTGAATTGGATGGAGCAACTCTTCCCCAACTGTTAGCTACTGAGGCGCCGCTCCAACAACTATTCTTGGCTAATTCGTTAACCGTCCGCTATTTTGACCAGGCGTTTATGCCAAAAGCACCGGTCCGCGTCCAGGGGAATCGGGGTGCCAATGGAATTGATGGCACCATTTCCAGTGCAACCGGCATGGCTTTAAATCAGGTGCCAACCTGGTTGGTTACCGGTGATTTAGCGTTCTTCCATGACCTGAATGGCCTTCAGTTGGCCCGCACGACCCACGTTAACCTAACCATCATCGTGGTTAATAATGATGGAGGTGGCATTTTCTCACTGTTACCTCAAGCAACGGCCCCTCATTTTGAAACTCTCTTTGGCACGCCCCAGCATTTAAACCTAGCGGCCGCCGCGGAGCTCGTGGGTGCCGACTATCACCTAGTTACCACGCGAACAGATTTACAGGCGCTCGTCCGCGAGTCCTGGACGGGGCTTCGGCTACTGGAAATTCGCACCACCAGAACCCAGTTGCCACCGAGAAAGGATGATTAGGATGCAACGCTTCTTTACTTATGCTGGATATTCCTATCAAATTGACGTTCAGGGCGCGGGATCCCCCACATGGGTCTTTTTCCACGGCTTTTTAGGCACCGGGCAGGATTTTACCTCCATTCGTCCCCGCGGCACCAGTTACTCCATCACGTTGTACGGCTTTCGGCCAACCGATTCGGTCGTTCCAGCAACAGGGTTTATGGCAGACCGCCAGGTTGAGGCCCTTCAAACGCTCGTTGCCCAATTAAGCCGGGAACCCGTTAACATCGTTGGTTATTCAATGGGGGCCCGCTTAGCCCTCTGTTTCGCCCTTACCGCTCCCCAGCTAGTTCACCACCTCATCTTAGAGAGCGGGACCGCCGGCATTCAGGATTCGACTGCTCGCCGCCAGCGCCAACAATCCGATGCTCACCAAGCCGCACTGATTGAGCACCAGGGATTAGCAAGCTTTGTAACTAACTGGGAGCAGTTACCCCTGTTTCAGAGTCAGCGGGCCGTTTCCAAATCCCAGCAACACCACATGCATCAGATGCGGTGTGCCCACCAACCGGATAACATGGCGAACTCCCTCCGGTACTTTGGGACTGGTACCATGCCCAACCACTGGCCACATCTTTCGCAATTACAACCAGAAACGACTATCATTACTGGTGAATTAGATCAGAAATTTACCCGGCTCGGGCGGTCCCTTACGAACACGATTCCACGGGCAACGCAGCTAGTTTATCCAGCCACAGGTCATAACGTTCACTTTGAACGTCCTCGTGCCTACACGCAGGCCTTAAATCAGCTAGGGAAAGGTGACTCAGAATGAAAATTGACCAAATTAAATTACGCCCCTTAACGTTACAGCTCAAACGTCCTTTTAGCACCAATCACGGTCAAATGACGGAGCGACCGCTGATCCTAATTGAAATAAACATGACGAACGGAGTGACGGGCTATGGTGAAGTCCAGGCTTTGCCGGACGCAACCTACGCGCCCCAAACCCAAGCAGCGGCACAAGCTGAACTAGAGCAAGGATTACCTTTTTTAGTGAAACGGAGCTTTCAAACCCCCAAAGATTTACAGCGTCAATTAGCTAAGTTCACCTCGTTTGCCCGAGCGGGGGTAGAAATGGCAATTTGGGATGCTTATGGAAAACTCCTGCACGAACCGCTGGCCCAGCTCCTCGGGAATCCCGTGCAACTAGTTCCCGTTAGCGTGGCTCTCGGAATTCAAAAAAACTACCAGCAAACGATCCGGTTAGCTGACCAAGAACTCGCCGCTGGTTACCGGCGCTTAAAATTAAAGACTAAGGATCCTAAGACGACCCTAACGCTCGTGCATAAATTAGGGATTGCGTTCCCGCACCAATTAATTTCATTTGATGCGAACGCTGCGTTTGCGCCCTCTCCAACCACTACGGACTTGTTACAACAGCTAGATGCCGCCGGTCTTAGTCTGATTGAAGAACCACTCCATGATGCTAGTTGGTCAACCTATGCTAACCTCCAAGCTCAGTTACCACATCTAAAAATTAGCCTTGATGAGAGTATCAACACCCTTTCCGATATCCAAAGGGCCGTGCAAGCGCAAAGCGCTGCAGCCTATACCCTAAAACCCAGTAAATTAGGGGGGATTACCCAAACAATGGAAGCCATGCGTTATCTCTTAAACACCCCTTATCTCCCGTGGATTGGAGGCATGTTAGGTAGCGGGCTCGGGCGTTCCGTTGATCTAGCTTTGGCAGCGCAACTCCCCCAACCGATTTTTCCTGCTGACATTGCTGATAGTAATCACTACTTTGAACAAGAAATCATTAAGGAACCCCTTACCGTTAAAAATGGATACCTTCCCGTACCAACAGGCGCTGGGATTGGGGTAACCCTTGATTGGGAAGCCATTCAAGAATTACAAACCGGCGCCACGAGTACCTTTGCCTAACTTCGTTACCTGCTAAGCCAATCAAAATTAAATCAACACAAAAAAGACGCCTTCGAATTGCTTCGAAAGCGCCTTTTAGTTGGCGTGGCAACGTCCTATCCTCGCAGGGGGCGATCCCCCAACTACTTTTGGCGTGCTAAAGCTTAACTTCTGTGTTCGGCATGGGAACAGGTGTATCCTTTAGGCTATCGCCACCACACTTCTGAGTGAACTTCGTTCCCTCAAAACTAGCTAATATTATTTTCTGCTGAGTCACCATTGCTCTTCCTTGGTTAAGTCCTCGACTGATTAGTATTAGTCCGCTTCACATATCACTACGCTTCCACTTCTAACCTATCGACCTGATCATCTTTCAGGAGTCTTACTTCCATATAGGAATGGGAAATCTCATCT includes the following:
- a CDS encoding pyridoxal phosphate-dependent aminotransferase; the protein is MHFTESAAVQRLPQHFFATLVQKVNQKIATGADVINLGQGNPDQPTPTNIVKAMQAAVAKPENQQYSPFAGLPALKQSVATYYHDHYQVDVDPETEVAILGGSKTGLVELPLAVLNPGDRILLPNPGYPDYLSGTHLADVEVELVPLRASNHFLPDYDKISTKSKQLAKLLYLNYPNNPTGAVATADFFAETVQFAKQNQIGIIHDFAYGALGNHQQPLSFLQTPGAKTVGLEFSTLSKTYNMAGWRIGFAVGNPDLIAALNDLQAQLFVSVFPAVQEAAIAALTGPQDSVTALAQLYTTRRHAFETAAAEIGWKATPAGGSFFSWMPVPSGYTSESFADLLLEQAAVAVAPGKGFGSEGDHYVRIGLLTSPARLREACQRIGKLQLFQPHHE
- a CDS encoding MetQ/NlpA family ABC transporter substrate-binding protein, which translates into the protein MKKTTKWIIGIIVLLVIAVIGWFSFAPQATTQNEKEVKVGLMSGSKADDEIWQSVAKTAREKYKIKLKFVHFTDYTQPNTALSQHAVDINSFQHYAFLKNWNQQHHSNIVSIGDTVITPIRLYSTQYRDVKEIPDGATIAIPNDATNESRSLQVLKEAGLIKLGGDPHKLLTVKDIKANSKNLNIKEVDASQTARTLNDAAAAVVNTNYAQTAHLSPDKTIFKEPLNKQSKPWINLIAANKEQKHNKDLQNVVKAFQTKETERVIQKNYKGLQVPAWNLKLK
- a CDS encoding isochorismate synthase; translated protein: MTTMQPQTDQLLNAFDYYQDGAFFSDPEHHIELIGLGQASRLQNFTLPELVTWHQQQNHPVFGGFPFDQQLTGTSQLMNGTMLAPAYVINTVTGTEWGRRPSPKPAAPARPIHLLRRTIETDWQDRVAPVLRTLQTDAQKQKVVLGMQEQWQLSAPLRASQLIRALLRDQPHTYHFFLKHHDELFLSATPERLVRLHQGKLATAAVAGSVRRGATATEDKHLATALQADSKNQAEHQLVVTEIQRRLRPWAHLQPVASPQILTTPQIQHLYTPITGSITQQASLWQLVTALHPTPALGGVPTAWAQVTIRATERCPRGLFAAPVGYALPNGDGEFVIGIRSLWSHAQRVNLFAGAGILAASTLAAEAREIQLKTRPMQQILKEQVDD
- the menD gene encoding 2-succinyl-5-enolpyruvyl-6-hydroxy-3-cyclohexene-1-carboxylic-acid synthase; translated protein: MIDVMTNNLKHLISACQAQEVTDFVLSPGSRNTPLALLLAERQVRLTVAVDERSAAFCALGIAKRSHAPVALIATSGTATANYWPAIAEAQSFHVPLVVLTTDRPQELQAIGAPQTIPQRGMYTTNVKQALEINVQDPEPDVTEFIDYQVQQLVHQSQLAPTGPVHLNLPFRKPLLPTLGTAWPQVQPQEFGHIVGSLASNSLTRLVQRLHGRKLLFFLGPNDHYDDPSLLDRLAQQLHAPIIADVLSSLRGTLATTPTPNLQELPQELWPEVVLRFGGTPVNATLLPWLKQHRIPVIQIGANYLGKDHSRWAHTSYNLTAADFCRQLLTTTLHGNPAYRSQWHQAISTKVRSDPTELDGATLPQLLATEAPLQQLFLANSLTVRYFDQAFMPKAPVRVQGNRGANGIDGTISSATGMALNQVPTWLVTGDLAFFHDLNGLQLARTTHVNLTIIVVNNDGGGIFSLLPQATAPHFETLFGTPQHLNLAAAAELVGADYHLVTTRTDLQALVRESWTGLRLLEIRTTRTQLPPRKDD
- the menH gene encoding 2-succinyl-6-hydroxy-2,4-cyclohexadiene-1-carboxylate synthase; its protein translation is MQRFFTYAGYSYQIDVQGAGSPTWVFFHGFLGTGQDFTSIRPRGTSYSITLYGFRPTDSVVPATGFMADRQVEALQTLVAQLSREPVNIVGYSMGARLALCFALTAPQLVHHLILESGTAGIQDSTARRQRQQSDAHQAALIEHQGLASFVTNWEQLPLFQSQRAVSKSQQHHMHQMRCAHQPDNMANSLRYFGTGTMPNHWPHLSQLQPETTIITGELDQKFTRLGRSLTNTIPRATQLVYPATGHNVHFERPRAYTQALNQLGKGDSE